A single genomic interval of Thermoanaerobacter uzonensis DSM 18761 harbors:
- a CDS encoding beta-ketoacyl-ACP synthase III, translating into MCEKIAAGILGTGSHVPEKVLTNFDLEKMVDTSDEWITTRTGIKERRIADPSQATSDLATEAAKKALEDAKVDPSEIDMIIVATVTPDMNFPSTACIVQANLGAANAAAFDISVGCSGFIYGLAIAQQFVETGMYNKVLVIGAETLSKITNWKDRNTCVLFGDGAGAAVVGRVENGYGILSAYLGADGDGGKYLYMPAGGSRMPASEETVKKNLHTIFMEGQEVFKFAVKVMDSATIEALNRCGLKPEDIDMLIPHQANTRIIEAARKRLKLSNDKVYINLDKYGNTSAASVAIALDEAYRKGLIKKGDVILTVAFGAGLTWASSVIRWSK; encoded by the coding sequence GTGTGTGAAAAGATTGCTGCAGGAATTTTAGGTACAGGAAGTCATGTTCCCGAAAAAGTTCTTACTAATTTTGATTTAGAAAAAATGGTAGATACCTCTGATGAATGGATTACTACAAGGACAGGAATTAAAGAAAGGCGCATTGCAGATCCTTCACAAGCTACTTCTGACTTGGCTACTGAAGCCGCAAAGAAGGCTTTGGAAGATGCTAAAGTTGACCCTTCAGAAATTGACATGATCATTGTCGCAACTGTTACACCTGATATGAATTTCCCATCTACTGCTTGCATAGTTCAAGCTAATTTGGGTGCAGCCAACGCAGCCGCTTTTGATATCTCTGTCGGATGTTCAGGCTTTATATACGGACTTGCTATTGCTCAACAATTTGTAGAGACTGGTATGTATAACAAAGTATTAGTTATTGGAGCAGAAACTTTGTCTAAGATTACTAATTGGAAAGACAGGAACACTTGTGTTCTCTTTGGAGATGGAGCAGGAGCAGCTGTGGTAGGAAGAGTAGAAAATGGATATGGAATATTAAGTGCTTATTTAGGAGCTGATGGAGATGGAGGAAAATACTTGTACATGCCAGCAGGAGGTTCAAGAATGCCTGCTAGTGAAGAGACTGTAAAAAAGAATTTACATACTATTTTTATGGAGGGACAAGAAGTATTTAAATTTGCAGTAAAAGTAATGGATAGTGCTACTATTGAGGCTTTAAACAGATGTGGTTTAAAACCAGAAGACATAGATATGCTTATACCTCACCAAGCAAACACAAGAATAATTGAAGCGGCGAGGAAGAGGTTAAAACTCAGCAATGATAAAGTTTATATAAACCTTGATAAATACGGGAATACTTCTGCAGCCTCTGTTGCTATAGCTTTAGATGAAGCCTATAGAAAAGGACTGATAAAAAAAGGCGATGTCATACTAACTGTCGCTTTTGGTGCAGGTTTGACTTGGGCATCAAGTGTTATAAGATGGAGCAAGTAA